The Elusimicrobiota bacterium genomic sequence AAAATTTATCGCGTTAGCATTTTCGTTTTCAACCTGACAAAAAAAATCAAACTCATCGTTGGCTATTTCAACCGAGATACCGTGTAATGCATTATGAAACTTTTTAGTGATATTAAAAAACTTTTCACCGCCCTTGAGCAAATCCCATCTGGTATCCACTCCCAATTCGTTCATCAGCGGAACCATTCTATTTAATATCTCTGCAACACCGCCACCAACTGATGTAGAATTGATATGCTGTATAATTTTTCCTTTAAGTCTTTTGCTGAGAATTTTCAATTCTTCAATTGTATCTTCACCAACTATAGGAACATAATCATTGATTTTAGGCATTTTATTTCGTTTCAATCATACAGATTATTTTTTGTCGCAGTGATTCCAGTGTCTGCGTATACGGGTCAAGTTCAGAAATCAGTTTTGCCAGTTCGGTTTCGTTTAATTCAGTTTCAAGCCAGTTAGAGAAATCGTTAGTTCCTTTTCCAAGTCGGAGTCGTGCTTCAAACATATGATAATATATAGAATGGATAGAAATCTTTTTTACTGCTTGTAGAAACTCAGTTAAATTATTCGCCGTATATTGCGTTGGGATAATAAATGTTACAGATTTCATAAAATGGAATTCATCGCCAACAGAAATTTCGTGAAGCGTATTTTTTTTATTTATATGTTTTTCTATTATTGCTACAAATCGTTCTCGTAATTCTGCAATTTTTTTGAACTGAATTATATCAACGGCTGCGAGTTGTTCGCCTAATTCATCTTCCTGTAAAACATTACTCACCCAGTATGCGAAATCGTTCGGTGGTTCAGGTGATAAGAAATGGTGTTGCTGAAGAAAACGGTGGGTATGGTAATAAATAGATGAACCTGGCACAGTTTTAAGTCTTTCAAGTAATTCAGCAAGATTTGTTGCTTTTTTTCCTAAAAGTTCCGTGAGGTTCAGTCGGGTATAAAAATGGAATGGATTAGGCATAAATTTGGACGCAGATTCCCGCTGATAAACGCAGATTTCTATTTTCTTAAATTATCAAAAGCATACCGTTTAATCTCTGCTTTTGGTCCAAAGTTTAATAACAATCCTACTTCTATATCTGTAGCTTTTAAGTAATTTAATAATTGTGCCTCGTGTTCGTCTATCAGTATTTTAGCCGACTTAATTTCAACAATTACTTTGTCATCAACTAATATATCAGCAAAATACTCGCCTACTATCTGGTTATCATACAATACTTTAATCGGTGATTGAGTAACAACCTTAAGTCCCATTTTCTTTAATTCTATCAATAACGAATTCTCATATACTTTTTCTAAGAAACCATAACCAAGAGTATTAAATACTTGGTAAAAGGCCTTTATTATTTTCTCTGTTAACTCTTTATACTTAAAATCCTGATAATCTGCGTTCATCTGCGTCCTCTTTAGAACGACCTGAATGTTACTTAAGTTCAGGGCTTAGCGTTTTAAGAAATTTTATTATTTCAGATTGATTTTTGAGATAATAATTTGCGTTTGATTTTGTTAATTTTCCGATTCTTACTGTGATACCATTTTTTAACATTTTGAATGCGTCTTCGTCGGTTGTGTCATCACCGATATAAACAGGGAAGAGGGAAGAGGGAAGAGGGAAGAGGGAAAGGATAAACCTTACCGCTTTGCCTTTATCCCAGTTTATATTCGGTCTGATTTCCCATACCTTTTTACCTTTCGTGAGAACAACACGCGAATTAGTGCGAATAACTTCACGAATTATCACGAATAATTTTGGTATATATCTTTTATCAACCAATCGCCAGTGGATACTTAAAATTAAACCCTTATTTTCTACAAACGCTCCTTTTATATTTTTTATTTTTTTTTCAAGCACAGGTCGGATTCTCTGTATAATCGGCTTTATTTTTTGGGCTTCAGGATGAATAAATATCTGTGTGAATCTGTGTTTCTTATCTGTGTTAATCTGTGTTTCAATTTCAAACCCGTGATTACCGGAATAGATGATATTTTTAAGCCCGACTTGTTTTTTAATATCATAAAGCGGCCGACCTGAAATAATTGCGACTGTATATTTTTCTGAGAGTTTTTTCAAAAGCCATTTTATCTGTGAATCTAATTTTGCATATTCTGGTTTCTTAACAATTGGTGTTAGTGTTCCATCGTAATCAAAGAAAAAAATCCTTTTTTTGTTCGTCAATCTTTTGTTGATTCTTTTCCATTCACTAAAAAAGTAATTCATTCTTTTTCTTTTTATCACAGAACTCTTTCCCAAGCAAAATTCAGGTTTATGCCGACTGAAGTCGGGTATAATTTTGTTACTCTCCACTTTAGTGGGCTTGTTTATTTTTCAGGGTTCTGGACATTGTTCGCCTGATTTTACCAGGTGTGTGATGAATTTACCTGCCCATTTATAGATATTGTTTTCTTGAATAGTATTCCGCATCTTTTTTATTCGTTCTTTTTTTTCGTCAACAGGTAATTCAATCGCTTCTTTTATTGCATCTGCAAAACCATCAGTATCGTAGGGATTAACAAGCACTGCTTCTTTTAATTCCCGTGCAGAACCTGTAAACTTTGACAGCATAAGTATTCCTTTCAAGTCAACATTTGCCGAGATAAACTCTTTAGCAACGAGATTCATTCCATCGTGTAGCGAACCAACAAGACATAAATCACAGGCACGGTATAATGCAAGATGTGTCGTATAATCAATTTTACTGTTCAATAAAACAATTGGATACCAATTGCCAGTGTGGTATTTCCAGTTGACTTCTTCTGCAACTGACTGTATCTCATTTATCAGGTTTTTATATGTCTTGATATGGAGACGGCTTAATGCACCTTTCTGGAAGAAAACGAATTTTTTCTGATACTGCGGATACTTTTCAAGGAATCTGTCAACTGCGCGAATTTTTTCAATAATACCTTTTGTGTAGTCAACACGGTCAATACTTAATGCTAGAATCTCGTAAGGCGGGTCTATCTGGGACGGCAAGTTATCAACCTCTTTTGTTACTTTATTGTCGGAAGCCATCTCGGCTAATTGTTCAAAATCAACACTGATTGGGAAATCACGAATCAATGTTTTATGTCCTTTGTAAGTAACGGATGATTCCTCCCAATCAACTTTTGCCTCTAATTCTAACTCACAGGTTTCTAAGAACCTGTGGCAGTGATACCTTATGTGAAACCCGAGTAAATCATTTGATAGAAGCCCTTCTAAAATTTCTAACTTCTGTGGACAGACTCTGAATACTTCCGGGTTGGGCCAGGGGATATGCCAGAAAATAGAAACAATTGCATCCGGTTTTTTTTCTTTAATATATTTTGCACAAAGCGTTAAATGGTAATCCTGTAACCATATAAACGGCTTCTGTTCGTCAAAAAGTTCTGAAACGCTTTCGGCAAATTTTTGGTTCACATTTTTATAATACTGCCAGTGAGCAGAATCAAAAATCGGCTGACGATATGCGATATGGCACAAAGGCCAGAGCGATTGGTTAGCATATCCGTAATAATACCCGTTTTCTTCTTCTTTTGACAGGAAAACTAATTTCTGGGTATAAGTATTTTTTTCAGGTGGTACTTTTACGGTATTATTTTTATCTATAATATCAGTATCCGCATCACCTGAAGAATATGCGACCCATACACCGCCAGCAGTTTGCATTACAGGGTCAACTGCGGTTACAAGTCCGCCAATAGTTTTTGTGTATTTAATTTTTCTGCCGGAATACTCAAACGAATACGGCTGTCTGTTAGAAACAACAATAAACTTGTAGTCCGCAAGTTTTTCTTTAATAAGTTGCTGAAGTGTTTCTTTCGTCCACATAACAAAATCAGCTCACCCCCCCCAATGAATTCGGGGGCTACAACTTCCGACTTCCTGTTTTTTTTATTTCCCATTCGTAGACAATCGGTGCGGCAACGAAAATTGTAGAATACGAGCCGATGACGATTCCAAAAAGTAGTGCGAGTGAAAAATCGTGTATTACTTCACCACCTAAAAAGAAGAGCGATAAAAGAACCAGAAATACGGTAAGCGATGTGATAATAGTTCTGGAAAGCGTTTCATTAACAGAACGGTTGATTAACTGATACAGTGTTTCTTTTCTGTAAAGCCGGATATTTTCACGCATTCTATCAAAAATAACAATAGTATCATTTATAGAATATCCCGCAAGTGTCAAAAGTGCGGCAATCACAGTGATTGAGATTTCTTTATTTATGACCGAGAAAAGCCCGATGGTAATGAATACATCGTGTATAAGTGCGACAACACCCGCTACACCCCAGATGCCCGATTTAAATCTGAATGCAACATAAACAATAATACCAACGAAAGACCAGAACAGTGCAAAAAACGCTTGATTGATTAAATGTTTGCCGATAGTAGGACCTACATATTCGGTTCTTTCAAGTTCAAACGGGTTATTCTGGATTTCTGTGCTTAATATCTGCTGAATCTTCTTTGCGATACCTTCGTCAGTCCCTTTTTTTATTCTGATGATAACAGAGTGTTGCTGTGGAAAATCCTGAAGTTCGCAATTGATTCCATTTTTTAAAAGGGCAGAACGAATATCACCAAGCGAAATCAGTTGATTAAATTTTAACTGAACAAGTGTTCCGCCGGTAAAATCAATTCCGAAATTCAGCCCTTTATGAAAAAAAATACTAAAGATTGAGATTAAGATTAAGATTGAAGATACAGCAAAAAAGGATTTTCGTTTGCCGACGAAATCAAAATTTGTTTTTTTGAAAAGCTGGATCATTTAGTTGCTTCGCTCCTTATTCTCGAATATCTATTCGTGATTATATAGACAACTGTTCTATTTGCCGACCTGCAAGCCATGAATCATATATCTGATGCGTCACAACAATTGCAGTATACATTGAGACAATGATTCCGAGTGTAAGTGTGACTGCGAATCCTTTCACAGGACCTGTCCCGAATTGGAACAGGAATGCCGCAGCTATCAATGTTGTAACATTAGCATCTAAAATTGCCGAAAACGCTTTCTCGTAGCCCAAATCAATCGCGACCCGGACGGTTTTTCCGTTTCGTAATTCTTCACGGACTCGTTCTAAAATAAGCACATTAGCATCCACAGCCATACCGATTGTCAGAATAATCCCTGCAATACCCGGCATTGTCAGTGTAGCATGAAACAGCGACATCAGACCCAGTAAAATCAGCATATTAAGCAGCAGTGCCGCATCAGCAATCAGCCCGGAAAACCTGTAATAGAAAATCATATAACTGACAACGAGCAGAAGTCCGACGAGACATGCGACAAATCCTGCTTTGACAGAATCTCTGCCTAACGAAGGCCCGACAGTTCTGTTTTCTATAATTCTAACCGGTGCAGGAAGCGCACCAGCACGCAGCACTATTGCCAGCCCTGACGCCTCTTCAGCAGTAAAATTACCTTCAATAATAGCGTGTCCATCCGGTATTCTTGTTCTTATAACAGGTGCGGATTGAACAACACTATCTAAAACGATTGCCAGTCGTCTTTCTATATTCGCCTCAGTTACCGATGCAAAAAGTTTAGCACCGTCTCTATTAAAATCAATTCCAACATATGGCATATTGTACTGCCCGCCAATTTTCATTTTAGCATCAGTCAGATACGCGCCGGTTACCTGAGCGGTTGCGGTAACCAGAAAATAGCCCTCCTCTTTACCTGGCAGCACTTCGTAGTCTTTTGGAATAAATTCTGCAAACTCTTTTTTTATTTGATGGTTTTCGTCATAGATATCTTTAAGTTGAACCCCAAGTTCTCTTGCTTTTGTTGCAACTTTTTCTATTGCACCGGTATTTTCTACAAGCCGAAACTCTAATAGTGCGGTCTTACCTATTAAATCAATTGCGGTTTGCGGGTCTTTAATACCAGGCAGTTGAACCACAATCCATTTCTCACCCTGTTTCGCAATGAACGGTTCTGAAACACCAAACTGGTCTACGCGGTTTCGGATAATTTCTATCGCTCTATTTAGCGCATCTGAAACATTCATATCCTTGCCCAGTTTGGTTTCATCAATTTCTAATACCAGATGAATACCACCCTGTAAATCAAGCCCAAGATTCAAGATTTTGCCGACGATTTTTTCTCTGGTTTGCTGTGCTTTCAGCCTATCTTTTGGCGACATCTGATACCAGAAAAATGTAGGCCATAGAAAATAAATAGCGCCTAAAAGCACAACCCAGAAAAGTATCCATTTAAATTTTTTTATACTCATATATACAAATTACTACAAATCACCGACCAAATAATCACAAATTTTTAGACGCGATTCAATTTCTGTATAAAAGGGATTTCTTTTATTTGCAGTCATTCGTTTTATCTACAATAGTTTCGTTTCGTTTATATACAAATCAAAATCGCAGTTAAGGTATTCTGCTGCTTTTTTGCAAATCAGCATTCTGGATAAAAAAATCTCAAAATACTCCATCACCTGCGAGATGTTTGTATCAATTGTCAGTTCTAACGAAATTATTTTTTTCTCAGAATCTACCCTTAAAAACGAGCGTTCAACTGCGTAATTGACGCGGTCGTGAATATCAAGCCCTATCATATTCGGATTCCTAACACGGCTTCTGTGCACATCTGCTTTATCAGCAAGAATAAGCGCTGCGGCAACCGGATTAACCGGCTCGCCAACGGGCTCTTCGTGATTCCCAATCGCACTGATAACTATCGCAATATCTTCTACTGACATTTCTAATCCTGTTAATATATCCATCGCTATCAGTGCGCTTGCCGAAATATGGTCTTGACGATTAACAACATTTCCGATATCGTGTAAATAGCCGGCAATTGCAGCAAGTTCAGGCAGTGGTTCTTTGTAATTAAGATGTGTTAGCACATTTTTAGCGAGATTAGCAACAATATCTGCATGCCGGAATCCGTGCTCGGTATAACCAATTGCGCCGAGATATTCATTTGATGCCTCTAAAAACGAGATAACTTTCGGATTTGTTTTGATTGTTTCTAATGTAATCATTCTATCACGAATTAAAACCGAATTTTAACCGAATTTATACGAATAAGTCAATCCTTTATTCGCAATTATTCGCGATGTGTACCTTTATTCGTATTTATTCGCGTTCTGTTATCACAGCTGAAATTGCTGTTTTTAATATCTGGATATTCACATTTTCTGCAATTTTCAATTTTATATTGTTCCCTTGAAAATCCTGAACAGTGCCATAAATTCCACTGCTGGTAATTATTCGGTCGCCTTTTTTCAGATTATCCAGCATTTTCTGATGTTCTTTTTGTTTTTTTGTTTGCGGTCTGATAAGTAAAAAATAGAAAACAATAAAAATCAAAAAAATCGGCATCAATGATGAAAACATCGCACCACCTGGTGTATTTACAGAAATCGGTTCTGGCATAATACTGTCCCCCTTTAACGGCAAATCTCAAATCCCAAATCCCAAATTCCAAATTCCAAATCCCAAATTACGGCAAATTCTAAATTCTAAACTCCAAACTCTCAACTTTCGTTATCATTATACCAAAATAGCAAAAAAATTGCAACTAATCAGTAATTCTATACTTTCCTATACACCAAGAAATTTTTTTCGTTCCTGTAAAAATGTTCCTGCTTTAATACTTTCCTGTATTTTCTTTATTACTCTTTGTATAAAATATAGGTTATGCAACGAATTCAATCGCATCCCTAAAATTTCGTCGCTTCTTACAAGATGGTTCAAGTATGCTTTTGTAAAATTCTTGCAGGTATAACAATCACATTCTATATCAAGCGGTGAAAAATCGGTTTTGTATTCTGCATTTTTCAGATTCACCTTACCTGACGATGTAAAACATTGCCCGTTTCTTGCATTTCTTGTCGGTAGAACGCAGTCAAACATATCAATACCCTTTTCTACGCATTCCCATAAATCTTCAGGTGTGCCAACACCCATTAGATATCTTGGTTTATTTTCAGGCAGGAACTGTTCAGTCGCGGAAATTATATCATACATCAAGTCCTTCGGTTCGCCAACGGACAGCCCACCTAAAGCATAACCGTCAAAATCCAGTTCAACCGTTTTCTCAGCAGATTCGCGGCGTAAATCTGTATAAGTTGAGCCTTGAATAATACCAAAAAGCAGTTGAGAGTTGAGAGTTGAGAGTTGAGAGTTTTTGTCTCTAAACTCTAAACTAAGTTCTCTAAACTTTTTTTTGCTTCTTTCCGCCCATCGCAATGTTAACTCCATAGATGATTTCGCATAGTCGTGTTCAACGGGATAAGAAACGCATTCATCTAAAACCATCATAATATCAGAACCGAGAACCTGCTGAATTTCTACTACTTTTTCAGGTGTAAAGAAATGTTTAGAGCCATCAACAAACGATGTGAACTCTACACCATCTTCTGTAATTTTTTTTAATCTTGATTGTGAAAAAACCTGGAAGCCACCGGAATCAGTAAGAATTGGTTTATTCCATCCGATAAATTTATGCAAGCCACCTGCTTGTTTTATTATCTCAATTCCAGGCCGAAGATATAAATGGTATGTATTTGCGAGAATAATTTGAGCATCAAGTTCTATAAGTTCGGCTGGTGAAATTGTCTTGACTGTTCCAAGTGTCCCGACAGGCATAAAACACGGTGTCTCAATCCTGCCGTGTGCTGTATTCAAGATACCGGCTCGTGCTCGTGTTTTTTTTTCTTTTTTTATGACTTCAAAATTCTTAATATTATACCCCATAAACCGCCAATAGTATTAAAAACCACATCTCTGATATCACAAACCCTGTTGGGTAAGATATACTGGAATCCTTCGTCCAACATACCAACTAAAAAAACAAAGCCACCAGCATACAAAAAAGTTTTATGTCTCTGTTTATCAACAACATCACACACAGCCAGCCAGCCGAGCAACCCGTATTCTAAAATATGGATTCGTTCCTCAACAATTTTTATAAATTGCGAACAAACCAGACCTGAAAGCAACAAAACAATAATAATAAATAAGTTTGTTTTGGGAATACTGGCTTTTATAAGGTAACCAACAAATAGAACCCCGACAACTGCGAAAACCAAAACTGCTGAAATCTGTAAATTGTTTTTTCCTACATTTTTATACAAAAAATTCAAGATATACCTTGTGAAACTTGCCGACAGGATAATGAACACGGCTAAACCGATTGTCAGTTTTGATAATCCAAACTTTTTTGTATCTGTGTCCATTTTTAGTTACATCTTTTTTTTAACCACTGAAACACGGAAACACTGAAAAAAATTATTCCGTGCTTCAGTGCTTCAGTGGTAAACACTTTTTTCATTTTTTTACAAGAACTTGTTCTTATTCACATAAAGTATGAATGAGCAGTCAAAGTATTTTGCTGCTTTTTTTAACTGAAGCATTCGTTCTAAAAAAATCTCAAAATACTCGCCTATATCAACAATCACAGTATCAACAGCCAATTCTAACGAGATAGTTTTTGTCTTTGCATCTACTCGCAGAAACGAATTTTTACAGGCAAGATTCACACGGGTATGTTTGTCAAGCCCGGTGCGCTTGGTAGTTCTTACTCTTGAAAAATGGACATCTGTCTTGTCGCCTAAAATTACACCGGCAGTAATATGCGAGTTCGGAACAATATCCTTTTCTTCGTGTGAGCCGACTGCACTCATTATTACCAGAATTTCGTTATACGGCATGTTGAATCGTTCCAAAATCCGTTTTGTCAGGATTGCACCGGATAAAGAATGCGTTCGCCTTTCAACTGAATTCCCAATATCGTGCAGGTATCCTGCTATTTTTGCGAACCCAACATCTTTTTCTGGATAACCAAGATGTGATAAGATATTTCCCGCTATATTAGATGTGAGTTTAGCATGCCTTAAGCCGTGCTCTTTGTAGCCAATCGCCGCAAAGTTTTTATCCGCAGCATCAAGCAGCGCTTGGACATAAATATCATTCATTATCTCGTTTACTGTTAAAGTAGCCATAAAATTAGTGGTATTAAAATTACCGAAAAAATTAGACCAACTACTATCATTGATGAAGCAAACGAAAAATCAGCATTGTATTCTTTAGAAAAAATATATGTATTGACTGCTGATGGCATAGAACTTGATATCAGGCAGACACTTCTTGTTATACCAGTTATATCAAATATCTTACAGAAAACAAATGCAACAACTACACCACCGAGCATTCGCAGTGACACACCGACAAGCGTTCTTTTCAGCATATTGTAATCAAGCATTTTTATTTGATAGCCAACAAGACATAACATCACTGGCAGTGTAACCGATGTTAGCATCTTTGAAAAACCGGTCAGCTGTAATGGTATTTTTACATCTGTTAGATTTAACAGAATCCCTAAAAATGCAAAGTATAAAATTGGCAGCCGAAATATTTCTTTACCGGAACCGCTTACAATCCATAAGCCAATGGTGAAATGCAAAATTGAGATTGTGATATTATAGATTATAGCATAAAAAGTGGCAGTTGTTCCGAAAAAAACTGTATTCACCGGGATTGCCAGATATGCAGAATTCATAAAAATAATTGGCAATGCAGTATCTCTGAAATCAGTATAAAAAATTTTGGAATATACTACTGCAAAAAAAATCCCGAACAGAACAACGATTACAGCAATCATACCAATGTTTTTTGTATTATTCAGGTTCTGTTTCAATGGTGCAGACCACATTGCAAAAAAGATAAACAACGGAATCAGGATATAGAGTGCAAAACTGACAAAATACTTTATGAATGTTTCTATAGACCTTATTTTTAATCTTGATAAAAGCCAGCCAACCAGAATATACGGGATTATTTTTAGAACAAGATTAAATACCAAATCCATAGCGTATTTATTATACAAAAATTGCTTGACTTTTACAAAGAAAAAAATATAATAAAATTAAAGGGAGAAATTTTATGATGGATTTTATCCGACGGCATATGAAGACAATTTTCTGGGTTATTTTGCTCAGTTTTTTATTTGCGACTTTTGCATATTTTGGTGCAGGCGGTTATCTAACGCGTGGTACTGACACAATCGCAGTAGTGAATAAAGAAAGACTTTCTTATTCTGAATATACGAAAGCGGTTTCCAGAGCAATTGAAAATTATAGAAGTAAAAAAAAGGATACTGAGATTACAGATAATGATGTTCAGCAGATAAAACGCGAAGTTTTGCAGGATTTGGTTTCTGAAGCAGCATTCTATCAGTCAGCAAAAAAATACGGATTCACAGTTAGTGATAATGAAATCAGAGCGTATCTGCAACAGATTCCTGCATTTCAGAAAAACGGGCATTTTGACCATCAGACATATTATCAGACAGTGGTATATGGCTTAAAAATGACGCCGGAAGAATTTGAGAATTCCCGGCGAAAAGGGCTGGTTGTGGATAAAGTTAGACATCTGATTTTTTTAATTTCTAAAGTTACTGATAAAGAAGCCGAGATGGAGTATTTAAGGCGAAATGGCAATTTTAAGAACTGGGATAAAGAAAAAGATAAATTCATAGAGACATTACGGAATGAAAAACGGGTTTTACTGTTTAACCAATGGATAACACAACTTCAGAAAACTACACAAATCAAGGACTATCTATCAAAATTTGAACAGTTAGAAAAAGGGTCGGGAAGAACACAATAAGGCAGGTAAAAGGATAAGGCAAGTAAAAGGTTAAAGGTTAAAATTAAAAACAAAAAGAACCTGACAGGATTTACAGGATAAAACTTTAATTAAAATCCTGTTAATCATGTCAAATAAAAGACTCTGACAGGACTATGGGCGAGATTATTCTAACAGATGCGAATTTTGAGGATGAGGTGTTGAAATCGGAAATACCGGTGCTTGTAGATTTCTGGGCAAGCTGGTGCGGACCGTGTCAGATGCTCGCACCGATAATAGACGAACTTGCCAAAGAATACGAAGGTAAATTGAAAGTTGCAAAGTTAAATGTTGACGAATGTCAACAAAAATCAATAGAATATGAAATCAGTGCGATACCTACAATCTTGATTTTCAAAAACGGTCATGCTGTCAAAAAACTCGTCGGCTTTACCAAAAAATCTCGGCTGATAAATGAGATAAACTCGGTATTGGGAAAAAACGGGGTCGGGGGAAAGTAGTCGCCGATTTTCAATCGGCGTAAACGGTGATTAAAAATCACCGACTACAGACAACCGGTATATTGTAGTTTCGCGCCCTTGGCGTGAGTGTATTGAAATCCCTGTATATAAAAATAGGCACGGTCATATGACCGTGCCTACATTTTTTTATTTTTTGGACAACAAAACTACTATGCAGCATTACTGATTGTGTATGTCTTACCGGTTGCAACATCTGTGTATGTGCCAGTCCCATCAGCGTTGATATGTATAGTAGCAATCACAACGCCATTCTTCGTGATTGTGCCATCCATACTGCCATCTGCATTAAATGTCATTGTTGCTACTTCACCAGTTGAAGCAGTAAACGTTTGTGTGCCGCCAATAGGACCATTAGGACCGATTTGCAGACTAACAGTGACCGTAAGAACTTCACCTGTGGTAAGTGTAATCGTTCCACCACCTGTCATTGTAGCAGGTTGCGTGGTTGTCGGCTTCTGTGTCATTGAAGTCGTCAATGTCAGGTCAATAGTTCCTTTGGGTATATTTCCAGTTATTTTATTAGTAAGCG encodes the following:
- a CDS encoding DUF5752 family protein is translated as MPNPFHFYTRLNLTELLGKKATNLAELLERLKTVPGSSIYYHTHRFLQQHHFLSPEPPNDFAYWVSNVLQEDELGEQLAAVDIIQFKKIAELRERFVAIIEKHINKKNTLHEISVGDEFHFMKSVTFIIPTQYTANNLTEFLQAVKKISIHSIYYHMFEARLRLGKGTNDFSNWLETELNETELAKLISELDPYTQTLESLRQKIICMIETK
- the secD gene encoding protein translocase subunit SecD encodes the protein MSIKKFKWILFWVVLLGAIYFLWPTFFWYQMSPKDRLKAQQTREKIVGKILNLGLDLQGGIHLVLEIDETKLGKDMNVSDALNRAIEIIRNRVDQFGVSEPFIAKQGEKWIVVQLPGIKDPQTAIDLIGKTALLEFRLVENTGAIEKVATKARELGVQLKDIYDENHQIKKEFAEFIPKDYEVLPGKEEGYFLVTATAQVTGAYLTDAKMKIGGQYNMPYVGIDFNRDGAKLFASVTEANIERRLAIVLDSVVQSAPVIRTRIPDGHAIIEGNFTAEEASGLAIVLRAGALPAPVRIIENRTVGPSLGRDSVKAGFVACLVGLLLVVSYMIFYYRFSGLIADAALLLNMLILLGLMSLFHATLTMPGIAGIILTIGMAVDANVLILERVREELRNGKTVRVAIDLGYEKAFSAILDANVTTLIAAAFLFQFGTGPVKGFAVTLTLGIIVSMYTAIVVTHQIYDSWLAGRQIEQLSI
- the tgt gene encoding tRNA guanosine(34) transglycosylase Tgt codes for the protein MGYNIKNFEVIKKEKKTRARAGILNTAHGRIETPCFMPVGTLGTVKTISPAELIELDAQIILANTYHLYLRPGIEIIKQAGGLHKFIGWNKPILTDSGGFQVFSQSRLKKITEDGVEFTSFVDGSKHFFTPEKVVEIQQVLGSDIMMVLDECVSYPVEHDYAKSSMELTLRWAERSKKKFRELSLEFRDKNSQLSTLNSQLLFGIIQGSTYTDLRRESAEKTVELDFDGYALGGLSVGEPKDLMYDIISATEQFLPENKPRYLMGVGTPEDLWECVEKGIDMFDCVLPTRNARNGQCFTSSGKVNLKNAEYKTDFSPLDIECDCYTCKNFTKAYLNHLVRSDEILGMRLNSLHNLYFIQRVIKKIQESIKAGTFLQERKKFLGV
- a CDS encoding VanZ family protein, translated to MDTDTKKFGLSKLTIGLAVFIILSASFTRYILNFLYKNVGKNNLQISAVLVFAVVGVLFVGYLIKASIPKTNLFIIIVLLLSGLVCSQFIKIVEERIHILEYGLLGWLAVCDVVDKQRHKTFLYAGGFVFLVGMLDEGFQYILPNRVCDIRDVVFNTIGGLWGIILRILKS
- a CDS encoding GxxExxY protein produces the protein MNADYQDFKYKELTEKIIKAFYQVFNTLGYGFLEKVYENSLLIELKKMGLKVVTQSPIKVLYDNQIVGEYFADILVDDKVIVEIKSAKILIDEHEAQLLNYLKATDIEVGLLLNFGPKAEIKRYAFDNLRK
- a CDS encoding HD domain-containing protein translates to MITLETIKTNPKVISFLEASNEYLGAIGYTEHGFRHADIVANLAKNVLTHLNYKEPLPELAAIAGYLHDIGNVVNRQDHISASALIAMDILTGLEMSVEDIAIVISAIGNHEEPVGEPVNPVAAALILADKADVHRSRVRNPNMIGLDIHDRVNYAVERSFLRVDSEKKIISLELTIDTNISQVMEYFEIFLSRMLICKKAAEYLNCDFDLYINETKLL
- a CDS encoding trehalose-6-phosphate synthase, whose protein sequence is MWTKETLQQLIKEKLADYKFIVVSNRQPYSFEYSGRKIKYTKTIGGLVTAVDPVMQTAGGVWVAYSSGDADTDIIDKNNTVKVPPEKNTYTQKLVFLSKEEENGYYYGYANQSLWPLCHIAYRQPIFDSAHWQYYKNVNQKFAESVSELFDEQKPFIWLQDYHLTLCAKYIKEKKPDAIVSIFWHIPWPNPEVFRVCPQKLEILEGLLSNDLLGFHIRYHCHRFLETCELELEAKVDWEESSVTYKGHKTLIRDFPISVDFEQLAEMASDNKVTKEVDNLPSQIDPPYEILALSIDRVDYTKGIIEKIRAVDRFLEKYPQYQKKFVFFQKGALSRLHIKTYKNLINEIQSVAEEVNWKYHTGNWYPIVLLNSKIDYTTHLALYRACDLCLVGSLHDGMNLVAKEFISANVDLKGILMLSKFTGSARELKEAVLVNPYDTDGFADAIKEAIELPVDEKKERIKKMRNTIQENNIYKWAGKFITHLVKSGEQCPEP
- the secF gene encoding protein translocase subunit SecF; protein product: MIQLFKKTNFDFVGKRKSFFAVSSILILISIFSIFFHKGLNFGIDFTGGTLVQLKFNQLISLGDIRSALLKNGINCELQDFPQQHSVIIRIKKGTDEGIAKKIQQILSTEIQNNPFELERTEYVGPTIGKHLINQAFFALFWSFVGIIVYVAFRFKSGIWGVAGVVALIHDVFITIGLFSVINKEISITVIAALLTLAGYSINDTIVIFDRMRENIRLYRKETLYQLINRSVNETLSRTIITSLTVFLVLLSLFFLGGEVIHDFSLALLFGIVIGSYSTIFVAAPIVYEWEIKKTGSRKL
- the otsB gene encoding trehalose-phosphatase — encoded protein: MNYFFSEWKRINKRLTNKKRIFFFDYDGTLTPIVKKPEYAKLDSQIKWLLKKLSEKYTVAIISGRPLYDIKKQVGLKNIIYSGNHGFEIETQINTDKKHRFTQIFIHPEAQKIKPIIQRIRPVLEKKIKNIKGAFVENKGLILSIHWRLVDKRYIPKLFVIIREVIRTNSRVVLTKGKKVWEIRPNINWDKGKAVRFILSLFPLPSSLFPVYIGDDTTDEDAFKMLKNGITVRIGKLTKSNANYYLKNQSEIIKFLKTLSPELK
- the yajC gene encoding preprotein translocase subunit YajC; translation: MPEPISVNTPGGAMFSSLMPIFLIFIVFYFLLIRPQTKKQKEHQKMLDNLKKGDRIITSSGIYGTVQDFQGNNIKLKIAENVNIQILKTAISAVITERE